The genomic interval CCCCACGTCGACCGGGCGCTGGAGTGGATCGAACGCTACGGCGACCGCGACGGCGACGGGTACGTCGAGTACCGGCGGCTGGCGCCGGAAGGGCTGCTCAACCAGGGTTGGAAAGACTCTTGGGACGGCATCAGCGACGCGGACGGCGAGCTTGCCAGCCCTCCGATCGCACTGGCCGAGGTGCAGGGCTACGTCTACGCGGCATACCGCGCGCGGGCCGAGCTGGCCCGGCTCCGATCGGACACCGCGACCGCAGAACGTTACGAATCGAAGGCTGCTGTTCTCGCAACGGCCTTCGACCGGGATTTTTGGGTGCCCGATCGCGGCTGGCTAGCAGTTGCACTGGACGGTGACAAACGGCAGGTGGACTCACTTGCCAGCAACATGGGCCACTGCCTGTGGAGCGGCATCATCCTGCCGGCGCGGGCTCCCGCGGTGGCCGCGCAGCTGATGTCCCCGCAGATGTTCAGTGGTTGGGGAGTGCGCACGCTGGCCGAAACCATGCCGCGCTACAACCCGTTGAGCTACCACAACGGCTCGGTGTGGCCACACGACAGCGCGATCGCGGCGGCGGGCTTGATGCGCTACGGATTCGTCGACGAGTCCTGCCGGTTGATCGACGCCGTGTTGGACGCGGCCGCGGCTAACAGTGGTCGGCTGCCGGAGCTGTACGCGGGTGTGGATCGCAGCGAGCTGCCCGTTCCGGTTGGCTACCCGACATCCTGTTCCCCCCAGGCTTGGGCCTCGGCCGCTCCCCTGCTGCTGTTGCGGACGCTGCTGCGGCTGGAGCCGCGGCTGGACATCGGGACCTTCACGACGGCACCCGTTGCCGGCAACCTGTCACCCGACGAGGTGGAACTGAGCTTCGCCGGGTCGCGCATCCAGATCCGCGTTGATGACGACCGGGCCGTGACGGTCACAGGGCTGCCGGCTGACGTGGCGGTCGTGACCGAGCCTCGTCGGGAAACACACGTCCCGGCGCGTCCGCAGCCATGATCCGCTCGTACGCCGCGAGGTGATCCTCGACGACCCGTGCCGTGGAGAACCGGGTCAAGACGGCGTTGCGGCACGCACGACGTTCCAGGAGCGGAATGTCGCCAACCCGACGCACCATATGTTCCTCGTCGGCGCACAAGAACCCGGTGCTGCCGTCCTCGACGATCTCCGGAGCCGCACCGTTCGGAAAGGCCAGCACCGGAGTACCAGCAGCCAACGCTTCGATCATGACCAGCCCGAATGGCTCCGACCATCGGATCGGGTTCACCAGCGCCGCCGCGTCCTGCAACAAGCTCAGCGCTTCCGCTCGGCCGACCTCGCCCACGTACTCGATGTCGCCGCCTAGCAACGGCTTGACCTCGGCAGCGAACCAGTCGCGTTCGGCAGGCTCACGCATCTTCGCCGCGATCCGAAGTGGCATGCCCGCCTGCCGCGCCACACGCGCGGCGACGTCGGCACCCTTGACCGGGTGCATGCGTCCAAGGAAAAGCAAATAGCCGCCGGCGCCCGGCCCGGGAGTGATCTCCTCGGGGTCCAGCCCGTGGTGGATGACGCGAGCTATCTGAATCCCCTGCAGCGACGCCTCGACCGCTTGCGCGTGAGAGATCGCGATGATCGGCACGCGACGTGCGAACGAGCGGTAAATGTCGCTCACTTCCGGGGTGAACGGGCCGTGGCTTGTCGTTAATATTGGCGGCGCTCCGTTGCGTCGGCCGATGGCGGCCCCGGCCAGGGTGTGATCGTGCACGACGTCACATCCCGCAAGACAGTCGTGCCCGCGAATGACATATGCCAGCTCGACCGTGGTCAGCCCGATCTCGTCAGGGCGCGCCGGCAGCGTGTGCGGCACCGTTGGGACCGGACAGGTCGAATCGCCCGGCGCGAACAACAACACCTCGTGCCCAGCGGCCACCAGCCCACGGGCCAACCGGTCAACGACGGCTTCCGTCCCGCCGTACGACGGCGGCGGAACCGGGACCCACGGCGGCGCTAGCAAGCCGATCTTCATCGGGCCCCGGTCGACCGACGTGCTGACTTAGCGGGCATGCGGGCGTCCATTCCTGGTGCGGGACGGCCGCGGCGCGCAAGGGTCCAGACAAGCCGGGCGCGTGAATCGCCACCATTCTACTGGGTTGAGACTCACACCCCTGTATCTCGCGCTTCGCGCAGATACGACCCCCGCCGCAGGACTTGTCAGCGGGACGGGTTCCACCGTCGGCGCCGTCGACCCGGTGGTTCGACGGCGTCGTCTTCAGGTTGTGCCTGCGCGTTCAGAAGTCGGGCGACAACGGGGTGCGGCGGGCGGAGTTGATCTTGTAGTCGGGCGGCGAAGTCGATCGCTTCGTCGCGCTCGCGGCGTAGTTCGGCGTTGTCGTGTTCGAGCCAGCTGACCCGGCTTCGCAGCATGCGTACCTCGTCGGCGAGGCTCTGTTCCTCGTCGGTGCGGGCAGTGCGGCGGCGCTCCTCGTAGGCGCGTTGCCGGTGGGCTTGGCTGCAGTAGCGGGGGGTGGGGCCGGAGCGGCGTTCGACGGTGAACTGCTCACCACAGAACGCGCAGCGGGCGGTCCGTCTTCCGGCCATGCGCGCAGCGTACGACCTGTCACCGACGCTCCCAGTCGAGCGGCCCCAGCCCATCAGTGACGAGTCGAGGTGGGTGTCCCCACCTGTCAGTGACGGGCCGCGGGACCGTCCTTGGCGCTGGATTGGGCACTCATTTTACGCGGGATATTCGTCACGTTGACGGGTCGGGGGACTCGTGGGGGCGTTCGTGGGGACCCCGGCCCGTGACGATGCCGCGCATGGGCGTGTGCGTGTCGGTTCTGGTAGCGGTTCTGGCTCGGTCCGCCGCGACGCTGCTCGCCATGGAACCGGCCGGCTGGGGTGAGCCGTCGTGATCTCGATCTCGCGTCTGGGCTCCGGATCGACCGCTGCGGACTACTACCTGGAGAAGCAGGCGGGATGCGAGCTGGACTACTACACCGGCGTCGGCGAGGCGGCCGGTCGTTGGCTGGGCGACGGCGCTCGCGCCCTCGGCCTGGACGGGGCGTTGAACGCGGCGGGGGAGCAGATGCTGCGTGGGCTGCTGTCCGGGTGCGGCGGGGACGGGCGGCCGCTGGTCAAGCCGGTCCTGCGTGCCGACCCGCGCGGGCTGCTGCTCGCCGAACCCCTCGTCCGCGCCTTGGACGCGACCGGCCGTCGTAGCGGTGCCGATCTGCTCGGCGACGCCAAGACGGCGACCGCCTTCGACATGGCGGTGGCCGCGGTGGATGCGGGGAAGCCATCGACACTGCCGGCGGACCTGGTCGGGCAGGTCGCAGCGGCCGCCGGGCTCGACGCGGTCGCGTTGTACCGGTCGGTCGACGGCACCGACACCTACACCCCCGCCTTCGCCCACGCCGGGGCGAAGGTCGACGTGCGCCGGGCCGGGCTCGACGTCACGGTGTCGGCGCCGAAGAGTGTGAGTCTGCTGTTCGGGATCGGCGACCCGGCCATGTCCAAGGCGGTACGCGCCGCGCATGACGTCGGGGTCAGCGAAGTGGTCGCCTACTTGCAGCGGCACGCCGCGACCGCCGCCCGCGGGCATCACGGCGGCGGCCGGCGGGCGCCGCGGATCGGCACCGACGGGCTGATCGTCGCCGCGTTCGACCATCGCACCAGCCGCGCCGGTGACCCCCAGATGCACACTCACCTAGTCATCCCGAACCTGGTCCGCGGGGCGGACGGCCGTTGGTCGGCGATGGACACCAACTCTCTCTACCGGCACGCGCGCACGGCGAGCAGCCTCTACCACGCCGTCCTACGCGGTGAGCTCACCAAGACCCTAGGTGTCGCCTGGACGCGGGTCGACAAGGGGATCGCGGAGGTCGACGGGATCCCAAGGTCGACGATCGAGCACTTCTCCAAACGGCGCGGTCAGATCGTCGACGAGCAGACGCGGCGCGGCTGGTTCAGCACCAAAGCCGCGCAAGTCGCGTGCCTCGTCACCCGCCCCGCCAAAACCCACGAAACGCCGGCGACGTTGCGAGGGAGGTGGGCGGAGGAAGCGGCGACCGTCGGACTCGACGCGCTCATTCTGCAGCGACTCACCGGCAGAACAGGCGGACCCGACGAACCCGCCATCGACGTGCTCGCGACGCGGCTGTTCGGACCGGCCGGTGTCACCGCCGACCGCACGACGTTCACCCGACAGGACCTCGCCCAAGCGATCTGCGAGACCCTACCCGCCGGAACACCGGTCCGCCTCGCGGACGTCGACCGACTCGTCACCACCCTGATCGCGCATCCCGACGTACTGCCCGTCGTCGGTGACGGTCCTCAACGCCGCTACACCACCCGCGAACTCGTCGCCACCGAACAGCACGCGCTCACCCTCGCCGACAGCCCGCGTGAACGGCCGGTGCGGATCATCCCGGCCCGGCACGTCGGGCGGCTCATCGTCGGGTCCGGGCTCAGTGACGAACAGCAGGCGATGGTCACCGCGCTGGTCAGCAGCCGACGGCACGTCGATGTGGTCACCGGACCTGCCGGGTCCGGCAAGACCGCCGCGCTCGCTCAAGCGGCGCGGCTCTGGTCGCTGATTCACCGGCCCGTCCAGGGCGCGACGGTCGCGTGGCGCGCCGCGCAGAACCTCGAAGCCGCGACCGGGATCCCGACCCGTAGCGTCGCCGCCACCCTGCGCAGCGCTGATACCCACGGACTACCGGCCGGGGTCGTTCTCGTGGTGGACGAAGCGAGCCTGGTTAACACCAGAACCCTCACCCGCCTCCTCGAGCACGTGCACCGCGCGGACGGAACACTCGTGCTCGTC from Mycobacteriales bacterium carries:
- a CDS encoding glycosyltransferase family 4 protein, with protein sequence MKIGLLAPPWVPVPPPSYGGTEAVVDRLARGLVAAGHEVLLFAPGDSTCPVPTVPHTLPARPDEIGLTTVELAYVIRGHDCLAGCDVVHDHTLAGAAIGRRNGAPPILTTSHGPFTPEVSDIYRSFARRVPIIAISHAQAVEASLQGIQIARVIHHGLDPEEITPGPGAGGYLLFLGRMHPVKGADVAARVARQAGMPLRIAAKMREPAERDWFAAEVKPLLGGDIEYVGEVGRAEALSLLQDAAALVNPIRWSEPFGLVMIEALAAGTPVLAFPNGAAPEIVEDGSTGFLCADEEHMVRRVGDIPLLERRACRNAVLTRFSTARVVEDHLAAYERIMAADAPGRVFPDEARSRPPRQPAAL
- the mobF gene encoding MobF family relaxase produces the protein MISISRLGSGSTAADYYLEKQAGCELDYYTGVGEAAGRWLGDGARALGLDGALNAAGEQMLRGLLSGCGGDGRPLVKPVLRADPRGLLLAEPLVRALDATGRRSGADLLGDAKTATAFDMAVAAVDAGKPSTLPADLVGQVAAAAGLDAVALYRSVDGTDTYTPAFAHAGAKVDVRRAGLDVTVSAPKSVSLLFGIGDPAMSKAVRAAHDVGVSEVVAYLQRHAATAARGHHGGGRRAPRIGTDGLIVAAFDHRTSRAGDPQMHTHLVIPNLVRGADGRWSAMDTNSLYRHARTASSLYHAVLRGELTKTLGVAWTRVDKGIAEVDGIPRSTIEHFSKRRGQIVDEQTRRGWFSTKAAQVACLVTRPAKTHETPATLRGRWAEEAATVGLDALILQRLTGRTGGPDEPAIDVLATRLFGPAGVTADRTTFTRQDLAQAICETLPAGTPVRLADVDRLVTTLIAHPDVLPVVGDGPQRRYTTRELVATEQHALTLADSPRERPVRIIPARHVGRLIVGSGLSDEQQAMVTALVSSRRHVDVVTGPAGSGKTAALAQAARLWSLIHRPVQGATVAWRAAQNLEAATGIPTRSVAATLRSADTHGLPAGVVLVVDEASLVNTRTLTRLLEHVHRADGTLVLVGDPEQLPEIGAGGLFAALADRDTTIRLTDNQRQHATWERAALTQLREGDSAGALDAYVNHDRVHTTLTSGELLEQVAADYAAAAGRGEQVLVLAARRVDVAQLNRHIREHLIHAGALGGDELRVPSDRGPRAYRVGDQVLVTVNDRDRGLLNGTRATITDLQRRRGTVELRTDAGQRVVLDRNWLASGHLEPGYASTMHKAQGVTVDTTLIYGAGPLTREHAYVALSRGRLANHIYLAVDTVDIDICGPQVNQARLDEVSLTADLLERISVSGSHQLASRQTWPPTPEHDDGYGHVRDLINHHDNDRGYGLSR